A genomic window from Populus alba chromosome 19, ASM523922v2, whole genome shotgun sequence includes:
- the LOC118027795 gene encoding uncharacterized protein, whose product MKPRANGTSRGQKAQNFQGEGRNWILIAGGALLSTLSIRLGYKLKQTLDSRQQANASNSLKGNMKSSDRRRSPHCNMHSNMYSFTQDDDGCYNCIPGNEGIADMKHQSNDQMLSGSDVGLPLVTVPAAEFTKENGVMWVSSPDRLELPPKPFHNSNGSDSPCVSESGSDIFSKREVIQKLRQQLKRRDDMILEMQDQILELQNSLNAQLTLASNLQSQINAANRDLFDSEREIQRLRKAIADHCVKHVGVNDKPSANTTWPSEARNGHANGYLDGDSNFESLENGRGDVERIEKLKREVGELKEVIEGKEYLLQSYKEQKSELSMKIMELQHRLDSQLPHIL is encoded by the exons ATGAAACCACGAGCTAATGGGACTTCTAGAGGTCAGAAGGCACAGAATTTTCAGGGAGAGGGACGAAATTGGATTCTTATTGCAGGTGGTGCCTTGTTAAGTACATTGTCAATTCGCCTTGGTTACAAGCTCAAGCAGACACTGGACTCAAGGCAACAGGCAAATGCTAGCAATAGTCTGAAAG GGAATATGAAATCATCTGACAGGAGGAGGTCACCACATTGCAATATGCATTCAAACATGTATTCCTTCACACAAGATGATGATGGTTGCTACAACTGCATTCCAG GGAATGAAGGCATTGCAGATATGAAGCATCAGTCCAATGACCAGATGCTGTCTGGATCCGATGTTGGTCTACCTTTGGTGACAGTTCCTGCTGCAGAATTCACCAAGGAGAATGGTGTTATGTGGGTATCATCTCCTGATCGCCTTGAGTTGCCACCAAAGCCATTCCACAATTCAAACGGCTCTGACTCACCTTGTGTCTCAGAATCTGGTTCTGACATCTTCAGCAAACGAGAAGTTATACAGAAGCTGAGGCAGCAATTGAAGAGGAGAGACGACATGATACTGGAGATGCAGGATCAGATTCTGGAATTACAGAATTCACTCAATGCTCAGCTGACACTTGCTTCAAATTTGCAATCACAGATCAATGCAGCTAACAGGGATTTGTTTGATTCTGAAAGGGAAATCCAGAGGCTGAGGAAGGCAATTGCTGATCACTGTGTGAAACATGTGGGCGTCAATGACAAACCATCAGCAAACACAACATGGCCATCTGAGGCAAGAAATGGCCATGCAAATGGATATCTTGATGGAGACAGCAATTTTGAGTCGTTGGAAAACGGAAGGGGAGATGTCGAGAGGATTGAGAAGCTGAAGAGAGAAGTAGGTGAGTTGAAGGAAGTGATAGAAGGGAAAGAGTACTTGTTGCAGAGCTACAAGGAGCAGAAGTCAGAGCTTTCCATGAAGATTATGGAATTGCAGCACAGATTGGATTCACAGCTCCCTCATATTTTGTAG
- the LOC118027794 gene encoding uncharacterized protein, with amino-acid sequence MDHHHHQQQQQQQQQQQQQQLLLQQQQQQQQHHQQQQQQQQQHQQQQQFLLLQQLTKQAQQQQQAAAISRFPSNIDAHLRPPSIHRPHTLQQQNPNPNPNPNPNPNPNPNLQQHQQQGSNLGQNAQHSQKPQQQQQPQPQPQPQPQQQQQQQQKGIRPQVNQVEIQMAYQDAWRVCHPDFKRPFASLEDACERLLPYHVVADYEAEEDDRILDLDTTGQMPSRSQQWDHNIAAKVAEFTGTFEKQALAFNIITRKRSLGEFRSEERLMIEQALLQEEKRLLLNLKAEMDAREKASREAQLRMAAMFQAEQAQAESHAHAEMMSRAPIRASALGSQGNSVPIGHDMGEQEHGVNPDEMMNGWGGNAPRDEKEPSEDFLNDEETENGNTAVHSEWREVGEFDLNTR; translated from the exons atggatcatcatcatcatcagcaacagcagcagcagcagcagcaacagcagcaacaacaattGCTTttacaacagcagcagcagcagcaacaacaccatcagcagcagcagcagcagcagcagcaacatcaacaacaacaacaattccTCTTGTTACAGCAATTAACAAAACAAgcccaacaacaacaacaagctGCTGCTATTTCTCGATTCCCATCGAATATTGATGCCCACTTGCGTCCACCATCTATTCATCGCCCACACACTCTTCAAcaacaaaaccctaaccctaaccctaaccccaACCCCAACCCCAACCCCAACCCTAATTTGCAGCAGCATCAGCAGCAAGGTTCCAATTTGGGGCAAAATGCGCAGCATTCACAGAAGccgcaacagcagcagcagccgcagccgcagccgcagccgcagccgcagcagcagcagcagcagcagcaaaagGGGATTCGGCCTCAGGTGAACCAGGTGGAGATCCAAATGGCTTACCAGGATGCTTGGCGTGTTTGTCATCCAGATTTCAAGAGGCCATTCGCTTCTCTTGAAGATGCCTGCGAgag ATTACTGCCTTACCATGTAGTAGCAGACTATGAGGCAGAGGAGGATGATAGAATCCTTGATTTAGACACAACAGGTCAGATGCCATCTCGTTCGCAGCAGTGGGATCATAACATTGCTGCTAAAGTTGCTGAGTTCACAGGCACATTTGAGAAGCAGGCCTTAGCCTTCAACATAATAACTCGCAAGCGTTCCTTGGGGGAATTCCGATCTGAAGAGAGATTGATGATTGAACAGGCTCTCCTCCAAGAGGAGAAGCGACTTTTGCTCAATTTGAAAGCTGAAATGGATGCCAGGGAGAAGGCCAGTCGGGAGGCTCAGTTGAGAATGGCGGCTATGTTTCAGGCCGAGCAAGCTCAGGCAGAATCACATGCTCATGCTGAAATGATGTCTCGGGCCCCGATAAGGGCAAGTGCACTCGGATCGCAAGGCAACAGTGTTCCCATTGGTCATGACATGGGAGAGCAGGAGCATGGTGTTAACCCAGATGAGATGATGAATGGGTGGGGAGGCAATGCTCCGAGAGATGAGAAAGAGCCTTCTGAAGATTTCTTGAATGATGAAGAAACTGAAAATGGGAACACAGCAGTACACAGTGAGTGGAGAGAAGTGGGAGAATTTGATCTAAACACTAGATGA
- the LOC118027793 gene encoding uncharacterized protein codes for MATSSSNMKGFYRQKKNKSGIRKPTSTNKSSLIHAATLGSDITQPTALVSHDSPDLKDDYDKHEDVLRQFDMNMAYGPCLGMSRLARWERAQRLGLNPPKEIEGLLKGEKVRSECLWDGCI; via the exons ATGGCAACATCATCAAGCAACATGAAGGGTTTCTACAGGCAAAAGAAGAACAAGAGTGGTATCAGAAAACCCACATCTACCAATAAATCGTCCCTTATTCACGCGGCCACTCTTGGCTCTGATATTACCCAACCAACAGCCTTGGTTTCCCATGACTCTCCTGATCTCAAAG ATGATTATGACAAACATGAGGATGTGTTGAGGCAATTTGACATGAACATGGCATATGGACCGTGCCTTGGGATGTCTCGGCTTGCACGTTGGGAGCGTGCTCAACGTTTAGGTCTAAACCCACCGAAAGAAATCGAAGGACTGTTGAAAGGCGAAAAGGTTCGATCAGAATGCTTGTGGGATGGTTGCATTTAG
- the LOC118027792 gene encoding probable folate-biopterin transporter 7 encodes MVSSPPPPPSGNSDPNPTRRILGLGFWIQGLRCLPWMAVNFFLKDGLHVDPSTLQLLQNSANLPMVGKPFYGVVSDAVYISGQHRIPYIAIGAFLQAVSWLAIAILSPSGISIVTLSLCLLLSNLGASIAEVANDAIVAEIGKQPTSPPKNSQSYSSGELQSFVWIASSAGGVLGNLLGGIAINIYGPQAMFLFFSLAVAVQLFIIITVRESSLNLPKSSSRVGIRKQLSQLSVALQKPEIAYSITWLAASNAIIPSLTGTMFFYQTQYLNINSSLLGISKVFGQAAMLLWSVIYNRFLKSVPSKKLIAGMQGVMAAFMLSDVLFVKGVYRSMGVPDLLYVIVFSGLLEVLFFFKMLPFNILIAQLCPSGCEGSLMALVASATALSFIVSGYLGVALSSFVGVTGSDFSGFPCALLIQAVCTLLPIYWSSCIPGDKKPESRSKNE; translated from the exons atggtgtcttctcctcctcctcctccatcagGTAATTCGGACCCGAACCCGACAAGGAGAATACTGGGGTTGGGGTTCTGGATACAAGGGCTCAGGTGTTTACCATGGATGGCTGTTAACTTCTTTTTGAAAGATGGGCTTCATGTGGACCCTTCTACTCTCCAGCTCCTTCAAAACTCTGCTAATCTTCCCATGGTTGGTAAACCTTTCTATGGTGTCGTTTCTGATGCTGTTTACATTTCTGGCCAGCACCGCATTCCTTATATTGCCATCGGTG CTTTCTTGCAAGCAGTTTCATGGCTAGCCATAGCAATCCTCTCTCCATCAGGCATCTCAATCGTCACCTTGAGCCTATGTCTCCTCCTTAGCAATCTTGGTGCTTCAATAGCTGAGGTTGCAAATGATGCCATTGTTGCAGAGATAGGAAAGCAGCCCACTTCGCCCCCTAAAAATTCCCAGTCATATTCCTCAGGTGAGCTCCAATCATTTGTCTGGATTGCTTCCTCTGCTGGTGGTGTCCTTGGAAACCTGCTTGGTGGTATTGCCATTAACATTTATGGTCCCCAAGCTATGTTCCTCTTTTTCAGCCTTGCTGTTGCTGTgcaattgtttattattataactGTCCGTGAAAGCTCACTCAACCTCCCCAAAAGTTCATCGAGAGTTGGAATCAGAAAACAGCTTTCACAGCTCTCAGTTGCATTACAGAAACCTGAGATTGCTTACTCAATAACATGGTTGGCAGCATCAAATGCTATAATTCCATCACTAACAGGAACCATGTTCTTTTACCAAACACAATATCTGAACATCAATTCATCTTTATTGGGGATCTCTAAGGTTTTTGGCCAGGCAGCAATGCTGCTATGGAGTGTCATCTACAATCGTTTTTTAAAGTCAGTTCCATCGAAGAAATTAATTGCGGGCATGCAGGGAGTGATGGCAGCATTCATGCTGTCTGATGTGCTGTTTGTGAAGGGAGTTTATCGGAGCATGGGAGTGCCAGATTTGTTATATGTTATAGTCTTCTCTGGCCTCTTGGAGGTTCTATTCTTCTTCAAGATGCTgccattcaatattttaatagcACAGCTCTGCCCTTCGGGATGTGAAGGATCCCTGATGGCGCTTGTGGCTTCTGCTACTGCCCTTTCATTCATAGTGAGTGGATACCTTGGAGTTGCACTCTCATCATTTGTTGGAGTAACTGGCAGTGATTTTTCAGGATTTCCTTGTGCCCTTCTGATACAGGCAGTCTGCACACTCTTGCCGATTTACTGGTCATCTTGCATTCCCGGTGATAAGAAGCCGGAAAGCAGGAGCAAAAACGAGTAG